The following proteins are encoded in a genomic region of Benincasa hispida cultivar B227 unplaced genomic scaffold, ASM972705v1 Contig245, whole genome shotgun sequence:
- the LOC120069146 gene encoding nuclear transcription factor Y subunit B-1-like gives MDENTGMPERLVEFKYDFTGGGGSGVGGSTGGSSEEAGNGVGGVVKEQDRLLPIANVGRIMKQILPPNAKISKEAKETMQECVSEFISFVTGEASDKCHKEKRKTVNGDDICCALATLGFDDYAEPLRRYLVRYREMEGERAQQNKGCCNNNNHDP, from the coding sequence ATGGATGAAAACACAGGCATGCCAGAGAGATTAGTAGAATTTAAGTATGATTTCACCGGCGGCGGCGGTAGCGGAGTTGGTGGCAGCACCGGTGGTTCAAGTGAGGAAGCTGGTAACGGCGTTGGCGGAGTCGTAAAAGAGCAAGATCGGTTACTTCCAATAGCAAATGTGGGGAGGATCATGAAGCAAATTCTACCTCCAAAtgccaaaatctccaaagaagCCAAAGAAACTATGCAAGAATGCGTGTCAGAGTTCATCAGTTTCGTGACGGGCGAGGCGTCGGATAAGTGTCATAAGGAGAAGAGGAAGACTGTTAATGGTGATGATATTTGCTGTGCTTTGGCCACACTTGGATTTGATGATTATGCTGAGcctttgagaaggtatttggTTAGGTATAGAGAAATGGAAGGGGAGAGAGCTCAACAAAATAAGGGATGTtgcaataataataatcatgatCCATGA